A portion of the Bacteroides faecium genome contains these proteins:
- a CDS encoding alpha/beta hydrolase has protein sequence MNAQKIVKLWETNPPTSNEITKAEKYERNGNWVTNVSSPELTIYQTNKAKNTGMAVVICPGGGYAGLAILHEGEQFAKWLNGQGITAFVLKYRMPNKHKEVPLDDAQQAIRYVRNHASEFGIDVNKVGIAGFSAGGHLAATASTHYTTEGTNTKPDFSILFYPVITMERATHGGSRSNLLGDNPLPADIQFFSNEKHINANTPPAILLLSDDDKSVPTANSVLYYQSLKKNNVPATMYIFPEGGHGWGMNIDFKYHSQMLELLGMWLKSTDVQLGKIQEK, from the coding sequence ATGAATGCTCAGAAAATTGTGAAACTTTGGGAGACAAATCCTCCGACAAGTAATGAAATAACAAAAGCTGAAAAGTACGAGAGAAACGGCAATTGGGTAACAAATGTTTCCTCACCCGAACTGACTATTTACCAAACCAATAAAGCAAAGAATACAGGAATGGCAGTTGTGATATGTCCAGGTGGCGGATACGCCGGACTGGCTATTCTGCACGAAGGGGAACAGTTTGCAAAATGGTTGAACGGACAAGGAATAACGGCTTTCGTCCTCAAATACCGGATGCCGAACAAACATAAGGAAGTACCATTAGATGATGCACAGCAGGCAATACGTTATGTACGCAATCATGCAAGCGAATTTGGTATAGACGTAAATAAAGTAGGTATCGCCGGTTTCTCGGCAGGCGGACATTTGGCTGCTACCGCTTCTACGCACTACACGACAGAGGGAACAAATACAAAACCGGATTTCTCCATTCTTTTTTATCCTGTCATAACCATGGAGAGGGCTACGCATGGCGGTTCCCGTTCCAATCTGTTGGGTGACAATCCCCTACCGGCCGATATCCAGTTTTTCTCTAACGAAAAGCATATCAATGCAAATACCCCGCCTGCCATCTTGTTATTGAGTGATGACGATAAATCCGTACCAACTGCCAATAGCGTGCTCTATTATCAATCATTGAAGAAAAACAATGTCCCCGCAACCATGTATATATTTCCCGAAGGCGGTCATGGCTGGGGGATGAATATAGACTTTAAGTATCATTCACAGATGCTTGAGTTGCTGGGTATGTGGCTGAAGTCTACTGATGTCCAATTGGGAAAGATTCAAGAGAAGTAG
- a CDS encoding glycoside hydrolase family 88 protein produces MKNTIWISFGISLLTIVACKTANLANDFLTDNIEYASTQYERQMEELEKSDKIRIPRTVKPNGEIQYAPIGWDWTAGFYAGSLWYLYDLTGNEYWQSQAKKYTEILEKMQYNTQHHDIGFIIGCSYLNGIRMGRGEKEKYKSVVTQTAKSLSTRFRPAAGVIQSWNTEKGWQSQRGWKCPVIIDNMMNLEIMFEATRLSGDSTFYNIAISHANQTLKNHFRNDGSSFHVVDYDPETGEIRTRCTAQGYADESAWARGQAWAIYGYTMCYRYTHDPEYLKMAEKIYEFIFTHPNMPEDLVPFWDYDAVNIPNEPRDVSAAAITASALYELSTVTQKKSYKETADLIMVSLASPGYRAKLRENHCFLLMHSVGSIPHGSEIDVPLNYADYYFLESLKRKRDLDNKQRH; encoded by the coding sequence ATGAAAAATACAATTTGGATTAGTTTCGGAATATCCTTGCTGACAATTGTTGCTTGTAAGACGGCAAATTTAGCTAATGACTTTCTTACAGACAACATAGAGTACGCCTCAACCCAATATGAACGACAAATGGAAGAGCTTGAAAAAAGTGATAAAATTCGTATTCCCCGTACAGTGAAACCAAATGGAGAAATTCAATATGCACCTATTGGTTGGGATTGGACAGCCGGTTTTTACGCTGGTAGTCTGTGGTATCTATATGATCTGACAGGTAACGAGTATTGGCAATCCCAGGCAAAAAAATATACGGAAATCTTAGAAAAGATGCAATATAATACACAGCATCATGATATCGGTTTCATTATCGGTTGTAGTTATCTGAACGGCATCCGCATGGGAAGGGGCGAGAAAGAAAAATATAAATCGGTAGTGACACAAACCGCAAAATCCTTATCAACCCGTTTCCGACCTGCAGCCGGGGTCATACAGTCATGGAATACAGAGAAAGGCTGGCAGTCTCAGCGAGGATGGAAATGTCCGGTCATTATTGACAACATGATGAATCTGGAAATTATGTTCGAGGCCACCCGGCTTTCCGGTGATTCCACTTTTTACAATATTGCGATATCCCATGCCAACCAAACATTGAAAAACCATTTCCGTAATGACGGAAGTTCTTTCCATGTGGTAGATTATGATCCGGAAACAGGGGAGATACGCACGCGTTGTACTGCCCAGGGATATGCCGACGAATCAGCTTGGGCACGTGGACAGGCATGGGCAATCTACGGCTATACGATGTGCTACCGCTACACCCACGATCCCGAATATTTGAAAATGGCCGAGAAAATCTATGAATTTATATTTACGCATCCTAATATGCCGGAAGATTTGGTTCCTTTTTGGGATTATGATGCAGTGAACATACCTAATGAACCACGTGATGTTTCTGCAGCTGCCATTACAGCATCTGCTTTATATGAGCTAAGCACTGTTACCCAAAAGAAAAGTTATAAAGAAACAGCCGATTTAATTATGGTGTCTTTAGCTTCTCCCGGCTATCGGGCTAAATTGAGAGAGAATCACTGCTTTCTTTTGATGCATTCAGTAGGCAGTATTCCACACGGCAGCGAAATCGATGTACCGCTGAACTATGCTGATTATTATTTCCTTGAATCTTTAAAACGCAAACGTGACTTAGACAATAAACAGAGACACTAA
- a CDS encoding hybrid sensor histidine kinase/response regulator transcription factor: MKKKALLILCFLSLYILAGKTQNLSFSHLTTDDGLSHNSVVSIYQDERGFLWFATHNGISLYNGKDFKIYQKEKGNPNSIQYNDIYQITGDKKGHLYIMTNRGVSAYDIQKDQFTHLTTQNITAEFFADSLYIATSTQIFKYNGEKLRPVYKLPLDNRYIRKLYVHNDSIFIGTNKGLYVLTPEKKLNQLISQGNITDIFKDSRGSYWIAARSGQGVYCIEGQKIINFVHDENNPGSISSNFVHRCCEDLEGNIWIGTFNGLNKYDRKTGKFHRYVKQENEKGLSYSSIWSLFCDQQGTIWAGTYFGGVNFFNPQKQIFREYQASPKESEGLSSPIVSRIIEDDKGNFWIGTEGGGVNMYNAETHTYKRYTLEDSSIGTLRNNIKAIYYDSQREALWLGVHMAGLYKLDVKTGHITKYQKEDKNGILSNNIEDILFYQGKLLLATDNGIGTFDPQTGECTRFFKDSNMHSRTLNSIGLVLDYKGNLWIIGNNNGVCSYHFDTGKLSSYKANYAVKHSISSNSINSIFVDSQQRLWFCTNEYGLDLYQEETDSFENFDMKNSGLASNVVYNICELTPDRLLVTTDKGFSILDYKQKIFKNYTQLPLSCLNENALYKSRKGEIFIGGTSGAISFYERDLEQMPRSYKILPYRLTVNGQTIRVADKSGILEKDISFTQEVTLKAGQDIFSIEYTTTDYLPFNKDRIVYRLEGFSKNWNKLEQNTITYSNLSPGKYTLIVRAENANETTVPPSLLVIQILPPFYLSFWAYLCYIILVGVVTWYLVRIYRERIKMQESLKYEKKHANDIEQMNQAKLRFFTNISHEFRTPLSLIIGQMEVLLSRQLVPDIYNKILGTYKSCLQLKELVTELLDFRKQEQGYTTIKVCEHNIVDFVYEHYLLFSEYAKLHQISFTFEKSSDDIRVWYDTKQMQKVMNNLISNAFKHTKAQDHISISVRKRNQEVIIEVTDTGSGIAAKDIDKIFDRFYQAEQLNSLTSASTGIGLALTKGIIELHHGSIEVFSEQGEGSTFRMHLKNGNDHFTSDQICEQKQDESDTNVDLEGHKHWRTFLDKQEIINQDNIDKKKEKYKILIVEDNDSLRNMLVEIFEIFYTVITASNGKEGVEKVRSELPDIVLSDIVMPEMSGTELCQTVKQDLELCHIPVVLLTAKTAVEYNMEGLRMGADDYITKPFNINILLSRCNNLVNNRIMLQEKFSKQPQTNMQILATNTLDKKFLDSAMEIIEKEIENAEFNVDQLAAEMGIARTKLFTKLKAVTGQTPGDLIMTIRLKRAAYLLRNNPELNISEISDKSGFNIPKYFSKCFKDKYHITPQAYRRGANNYKEGDKDEV; this comes from the coding sequence ATGAAAAAAAAGGCTCTGCTAATCCTTTGCTTCTTGTCCTTATATATACTGGCAGGAAAAACTCAAAATTTATCTTTCAGTCACCTGACAACTGATGACGGATTATCGCATAATTCTGTAGTATCAATCTATCAAGATGAACGAGGATTTTTATGGTTTGCCACCCACAATGGTATCAGTTTATATAATGGCAAGGATTTTAAAATATATCAAAAAGAGAAAGGGAATCCCAACAGTATACAATATAATGATATCTACCAAATTACTGGTGATAAAAAGGGGCATCTGTATATAATGACTAATAGGGGAGTATCAGCTTATGATATTCAAAAAGACCAGTTTACACATCTCACGACTCAAAATATCACAGCAGAATTCTTTGCTGATTCTTTATATATAGCTACTTCAACTCAAATTTTCAAATACAATGGAGAAAAATTGCGGCCTGTTTATAAATTGCCTTTAGATAATAGATATATACGAAAATTGTATGTACACAATGATTCTATCTTTATAGGCACTAATAAAGGTCTATATGTACTTACTCCTGAGAAAAAATTAAATCAGCTTATTTCACAAGGAAATATTACAGACATTTTTAAGGATAGTAGGGGCAGTTACTGGATAGCCGCACGAAGCGGACAAGGAGTGTACTGCATAGAGGGGCAAAAAATAATCAACTTTGTTCATGATGAGAACAATCCGGGAAGTATAAGTTCCAACTTCGTTCATCGATGCTGCGAAGATCTGGAAGGGAACATTTGGATAGGAACTTTCAACGGGCTCAATAAATATGATAGAAAGACAGGTAAATTCCACCGGTATGTCAAACAGGAGAATGAAAAGGGTTTATCCTATTCGTCCATTTGGAGTTTGTTCTGTGACCAGCAGGGAACTATTTGGGCGGGAACCTATTTTGGCGGAGTAAATTTCTTCAATCCCCAAAAACAGATTTTTCGTGAATATCAAGCATCACCTAAAGAAAGCGAAGGATTGAGCTCTCCCATTGTCAGTCGTATAATAGAAGATGATAAAGGAAATTTCTGGATAGGTACGGAAGGTGGCGGAGTAAATATGTATAATGCTGAAACGCATACTTATAAACGATATACACTTGAAGATAGTTCCATAGGGACATTGCGAAATAATATAAAAGCTATCTACTATGATTCACAACGTGAAGCTCTATGGCTGGGTGTACACATGGCTGGGCTTTATAAGTTAGATGTGAAAACAGGTCATATAACTAAATATCAAAAAGAAGATAAGAATGGTATCCTATCCAATAATATTGAAGATATTCTTTTTTATCAAGGGAAACTATTGCTTGCTACCGATAATGGTATCGGGACATTTGATCCGCAAACTGGTGAATGTACACGTTTCTTTAAAGATTCGAATATGCATTCTAGAACTTTAAACTCTATTGGATTGGTATTAGATTATAAAGGTAATTTGTGGATAATAGGTAATAACAATGGTGTATGTTCCTATCATTTCGATACAGGAAAACTATCTAGTTATAAAGCTAATTATGCTGTCAAACATAGTATCAGCAGTAACAGTATTAACTCAATCTTTGTGGACAGTCAACAAAGACTTTGGTTCTGTACCAATGAGTATGGTTTAGACTTATATCAGGAAGAGACTGATAGTTTTGAAAATTTTGATATGAAAAATAGCGGTTTGGCAAGCAATGTGGTTTATAATATTTGCGAATTGACTCCTGACAGACTGCTGGTCACTACTGATAAAGGTTTTTCTATATTGGATTACAAGCAGAAGATATTCAAAAATTATACTCAGCTACCGTTAAGTTGTCTCAACGAGAATGCCCTCTACAAAAGTAGGAAAGGAGAGATTTTCATAGGGGGAACTTCCGGGGCAATTTCATTTTATGAACGCGATTTGGAGCAAATGCCACGTTCATACAAGATATTGCCTTACCGTCTCACTGTGAATGGACAAACGATACGTGTCGCTGACAAAAGTGGAATTTTGGAGAAAGATATCAGTTTTACACAAGAAGTTACACTAAAGGCTGGGCAAGATATATTCAGTATTGAATATACTACCACTGATTATCTACCTTTCAATAAAGATAGGATTGTCTATCGATTAGAAGGCTTTTCAAAAAACTGGAATAAATTGGAACAGAATACAATTACATACTCCAATTTATCTCCCGGCAAATATACGTTAATAGTGCGTGCGGAAAATGCAAACGAAACTACAGTTCCTCCCAGTCTGTTGGTTATCCAAATATTGCCTCCGTTCTATCTTAGTTTTTGGGCGTATTTATGCTATATTATACTTGTTGGGGTGGTTACGTGGTATTTGGTGCGCATTTACCGAGAACGTATCAAGATGCAAGAGTCTCTTAAATATGAGAAGAAACATGCCAATGATATAGAACAAATGAATCAAGCAAAATTGCGTTTCTTCACTAATATCTCACACGAATTCCGTACACCATTATCACTTATTATAGGGCAAATGGAAGTGTTATTATCACGTCAGCTCGTACCTGATATATATAATAAAATATTAGGGACCTATAAAAGTTGTCTGCAATTAAAGGAACTTGTAACAGAATTACTCGATTTTCGAAAGCAGGAACAAGGCTATACGACCATTAAAGTCTGTGAACATAATATTGTAGATTTTGTATATGAGCATTATTTGCTATTCTCAGAATATGCAAAATTGCATCAGATTTCTTTCACTTTTGAAAAAAGCAGTGATGATATTCGAGTATGGTATGATACCAAACAGATGCAGAAAGTCATGAACAACCTTATATCCAACGCTTTTAAGCATACGAAAGCTCAGGATCATATTTCTATTTCGGTTCGGAAAAGAAACCAGGAAGTTATTATTGAAGTGACCGATACCGGTTCAGGTATAGCAGCTAAAGATATAGATAAGATATTTGACCGCTTCTATCAAGCCGAACAACTGAATTCGCTGACTAGTGCAAGTACCGGCATAGGTCTGGCTTTGACCAAAGGCATAATAGAATTGCACCATGGGAGTATTGAAGTGTTTAGTGAACAAGGGGAAGGCTCCACGTTCCGTATGCATTTAAAAAACGGTAATGACCACTTTACTTCTGATCAGATCTGTGAGCAAAAGCAGGATGAATCGGATACCAATGTTGATTTGGAAGGCCACAAGCATTGGAGAACTTTTCTGGACAAGCAGGAAATTATAAACCAGGATAACATAGATAAAAAGAAAGAGAAATACAAAATACTGATTGTGGAAGATAATGATTCTCTCCGTAATATGCTGGTTGAGATATTTGAAATATTTTATACTGTAATAACAGCATCTAATGGAAAAGAAGGGGTGGAAAAGGTGCGCTCTGAATTGCCTGATATCGTACTTAGTGATATCGTAATGCCGGAAATGTCAGGTACGGAGCTCTGTCAAACCGTAAAGCAAGACTTGGAACTTTGTCACATTCCTGTCGTATTACTTACTGCTAAGACTGCTGTTGAATACAATATGGAGGGACTTAGAATGGGAGCCGATGACTATATAACTAAACCATTCAATATTAATATTTTGCTGTCACGTTGCAATAATTTAGTCAATAATCGGATTATGCTGCAGGAAAAATTCAGTAAACAGCCGCAAACTAATATGCAGATTTTGGCAACAAATACCTTAGATAAGAAGTTCCTGGATAGCGCTATGGAGATTATCGAGAAAGAAATAGAGAATGCAGAATTCAATGTTGACCAGTTAGCGGCGGAAATGGGGATTGCCCGAACAAAGCTATTTACCAAACTAAAAGCTGTGACTGGGCAAACTCCTGGTGACTTGATTATGACCATCCGCTTAAAACGGGCAGCTTACTTGCTAAGAAATAATCCAGAGCTAAATATTTCGGAAATATCTGATAAATCAGGATTCAATATTCCAAAATATTTCAGCAAGTGCTTTAAAGATAAATATCATATTACTCCGCAAGCATACAGAAGAGGCGCTAATAACTATAAAGAAGGCGACAAAGATGAAGTGTAA
- a CDS encoding hybrid sensor histidine kinase/response regulator transcription factor, with translation MSDGLSNNTVKSITQDHLGFIWLGTFNGLCKFDGVDFTIFRHDSQDSLSIINNYVEVVASLGDELWVGTERGLNLYSYKENNFRLCEWNLPTGERQGITESIKNIVVNQGKVFVLTFSHELLVRKEGCVFEPCDYKKNIEWLSISSYKEGLLIGHATDGLYVIDPDKMRIRAHFPFDSKVLSDCLYYSANKDMIFLGFGIGYPSLAFRTNKENSLEKLEVRIPSSVKTIVDYKDETLFGTDGNGLIVFNEEGCSGISSGESDMSSDAIYSLFVDRGQNLWIGTYRGGLNASSEHYDWFKSFCVHNKKLSYNMVTAVISQKERLYVGLDGGGLNIYDVKNDQLLKYTTHNSGISGDNLLSLSVDEEFAWLGIYGKGLSRYSLSGHTFKNYVLPPVKDKESANRIWQIKDDGEGNIWIIAEDVYCFHKKNETFTIVDNLSNLNALNIIFEEDAIWLCTMGYGLYKFDRKTKEPLEHYFKESEKTPIPGNMIRYMFIDSRNQVWFSVEYAGLYKLDQSSGEITPYRIESGLTDTNVVGMLEDKSGYLWVSTYNGLFRYNPVNGKFIRFGKEDNLTSTQFNYNACFQEGDTMYFGSTGGLFSFKPEDIKYDSEQVNHVYFTNLELLNHENKNVSLYGMQPENIHLSYDQNFFTIHFSTPELISPDKVQFSCYMKNFENGWSEISHARQVSYTNIPPGEYYFYVKASGNEGQWTDKASCLKIIITPPWWKTTWALFLWGILILGLIIFIFWLYRHELNIKHLVHLNEIEKKAAKNINEAKLSFYTNITHELRTPIFLITSPLEELLTSREGRGPVSVPKSFLVGMYRNAMKLNKLISRIIDFRKLESGKLKLEPQSLNLVAFCKDLTVDYEALCQQKNIIFHFLPSRTSIRVEFDPEKMEILLSNLISNAFKYTPEGGKIVLSIDETDEKVTLVVEDNGIGIKKEFQDAIFERFFQVENTEIFSTGDGIGLSFVKHLVELHDGTIRVESEPNRGAKFIVELPQKERVDKPVSSEEEIIFVPKSEKENAYMSVAAESASSPTAPHTLLIIDDESEILDMLERFLNGDFKILKASNGMDGLSLVQTALPDIIICDVMMPKMSGTDFLQLMKGDKKLAHIPVIMLTAKTSEEDQMVAFDCGADAYLTKPISLKYLRKRIDQLLARVESAEMVNSLVKTEKKYSKEEQKFLLKCREVIDNNLNNSSFEIMAFAEHMGMSHSTLYRKIKGMTGMTVVEFINEYRLFKAVQYFKEGETNIGTVCAKCGFNDVKHFRDLFKRKMNMTPKQYVLSL, from the coding sequence ATGTCAGATGGGTTATCCAATAATACAGTAAAGTCTATCACCCAAGATCATTTAGGATTTATTTGGTTGGGCACGTTCAACGGACTGTGTAAATTTGACGGAGTCGATTTTACCATCTTCAGACATGATTCCCAAGACAGTTTGTCTATAATTAATAATTATGTGGAAGTTGTGGCTTCGTTGGGAGATGAGCTTTGGGTGGGAACTGAACGGGGGTTGAATCTTTATTCTTATAAAGAGAATAATTTTCGTTTGTGTGAATGGAATCTTCCGACAGGTGAAAGACAAGGGATAACGGAAAGCATCAAAAATATTGTAGTGAATCAAGGAAAAGTCTTTGTCTTAACCTTTTCGCATGAACTATTGGTGCGTAAAGAGGGATGTGTATTTGAACCGTGTGACTATAAAAAGAATATAGAATGGTTGTCTATATCAAGCTATAAAGAGGGGTTATTGATTGGGCATGCTACAGACGGTTTATATGTTATTGATCCCGACAAAATGAGGATTCGGGCTCATTTTCCGTTTGACTCAAAAGTACTGAGCGACTGTCTGTATTACAGTGCGAATAAAGATATGATTTTTCTTGGCTTTGGTATAGGCTATCCAAGTCTGGCATTTAGGACGAACAAGGAGAATAGCCTTGAAAAGCTGGAAGTCAGGATACCGTCAAGCGTAAAGACAATTGTCGACTATAAAGATGAAACATTGTTCGGAACAGATGGAAACGGGCTGATAGTTTTTAATGAAGAAGGATGCTCCGGCATTTCTTCGGGAGAAAGCGATATGAGCAGTGATGCCATTTATTCATTATTTGTTGATCGGGGACAGAATCTTTGGATCGGTACGTATCGGGGAGGACTGAATGCAAGTTCGGAACATTACGACTGGTTTAAGTCTTTCTGCGTGCATAATAAAAAACTTTCATATAATATGGTAACCGCTGTCATTTCTCAAAAGGAACGGTTGTATGTGGGACTGGACGGCGGCGGACTGAATATTTATGATGTAAAGAATGACCAACTTCTGAAATATACAACACATAATAGTGGCATTTCGGGTGACAATCTTTTGTCGTTATCAGTAGATGAAGAATTTGCCTGGTTGGGAATATATGGCAAGGGGCTCAGCCGTTATTCACTATCCGGTCACACTTTTAAGAATTATGTCTTGCCACCGGTTAAAGATAAAGAGAGTGCAAATAGAATATGGCAGATCAAGGATGATGGTGAGGGTAATATTTGGATTATAGCCGAAGATGTTTATTGTTTCCATAAAAAGAACGAGACATTTACTATAGTTGACAATCTGAGCAATCTGAATGCTTTGAATATTATATTTGAAGAGGATGCCATTTGGCTTTGTACGATGGGGTATGGGCTTTATAAATTTGATCGGAAGACGAAAGAACCTCTTGAACATTACTTTAAAGAATCGGAAAAAACGCCTATCCCCGGTAATATGATACGGTATATGTTCATTGATTCCCGGAATCAAGTATGGTTCTCGGTAGAATATGCCGGTTTATACAAATTAGACCAAAGTTCCGGAGAAATCACTCCGTATAGAATTGAAAGTGGTCTGACAGATACAAATGTAGTGGGGATGTTGGAAGATAAGTCCGGTTATTTATGGGTGAGTACATATAATGGCTTGTTCCGCTATAATCCTGTCAATGGAAAGTTTATTCGTTTTGGTAAGGAAGATAATCTTACTTCTACCCAATTCAATTATAACGCATGTTTTCAAGAGGGGGATACAATGTATTTTGGAAGTACGGGAGGTTTATTCAGTTTCAAACCGGAAGATATTAAATATGACAGTGAACAGGTCAATCATGTGTATTTCACCAATCTTGAACTGTTGAATCATGAGAATAAAAATGTGAGTCTCTATGGTATGCAACCGGAGAATATACACTTGTCATACGATCAGAATTTCTTCACGATTCATTTCTCAACACCGGAGTTGATTTCTCCTGATAAGGTACAATTCTCTTGTTATATGAAAAATTTCGAGAATGGCTGGTCTGAAATCTCTCATGCCCGTCAGGTCTCCTATACTAATATTCCTCCCGGAGAATATTATTTTTACGTCAAGGCTTCCGGCAATGAAGGTCAATGGACTGATAAAGCATCTTGCCTGAAGATTATTATCACACCCCCTTGGTGGAAAACCACTTGGGCTTTGTTTCTTTGGGGCATACTAATCCTGGGACTAATCATTTTTATATTCTGGTTATACCGTCATGAATTGAATATAAAACATTTGGTACATTTGAATGAGATAGAGAAGAAAGCGGCTAAAAATATCAATGAGGCAAAGCTGAGCTTTTATACGAATATTACGCATGAACTGCGTACTCCTATTTTTCTGATAACCTCTCCTTTGGAAGAGCTTCTGACGAGCAGGGAGGGCAGAGGCCCGGTTTCGGTTCCTAAGTCCTTCTTAGTGGGCATGTACAGGAATGCTATGAAACTGAACAAGCTGATTAGCCGGATTATTGACTTCCGTAAACTGGAGTCCGGAAAGTTGAAACTGGAGCCGCAATCACTGAATCTGGTTGCTTTCTGTAAAGACTTGACCGTGGATTATGAAGCTCTGTGCCAGCAGAAGAATATTATTTTTCATTTCTTGCCGTCGCGGACGAGCATTCGTGTCGAATTTGATCCCGAAAAAATGGAGATTCTTTTGTCCAATCTCATTTCCAATGCATTTAAATATACTCCGGAAGGTGGGAAAATCGTATTATCTATCGATGAAACGGATGAAAAAGTAACGTTAGTGGTTGAAGACAATGGCATCGGAATTAAAAAAGAATTTCAGGATGCTATATTCGAACGCTTTTTTCAGGTAGAAAATACCGAAATATTTTCTACGGGGGATGGTATCGGACTTTCTTTTGTGAAACATCTGGTCGAACTACATGACGGGACGATACGCGTGGAAAGTGAACCGAATAGAGGTGCTAAATTTATAGTCGAACTTCCCCAAAAAGAAAGAGTGGATAAACCTGTTTCTTCGGAAGAAGAAATCATCTTTGTGCCGAAATCTGAGAAAGAAAATGCGTATATGTCTGTGGCGGCAGAATCGGCCTCTTCACCGACAGCACCTCACACCTTATTAATAATAGATGACGAGAGTGAAATACTCGATATGCTGGAGCGCTTTTTAAACGGTGATTTTAAGATCTTGAAGGCAAGTAATGGTATGGATGGACTTTCTTTGGTGCAGACCGCATTGCCCGATATCATAATCTGTGATGTGATGATGCCTAAAATGAGTGGGACGGATTTCTTGCAATTGATGAAGGGAGATAAGAAGTTGGCCCATATTCCTGTCATTATGTTGACTGCCAAAACTTCAGAGGAAGACCAAATGGTGGCTTTTGATTGCGGTGCGGATGCTTATCTGACCAAACCGATTTCATTAAAATATCTCCGTAAACGTATCGATCAACTGTTGGCACGTGTAGAATCGGCAGAGATGGTGAACTCATTAGTGAAAACGGAAAAGAAATACTCGAAGGAAGAACAGAAGTTCCTGTTGAAGTGCCGGGAGGTTATTGATAATAACCTGAATAATTCCAGTTTTGAGATAATGGCTTTTGCAGAACACATGGGGATGAGTCATTCCACCTTGTACCGTAAAATAAAAGGGATGACCGGAATGACTGTTGTTGAATTTATAAATGAATACCGCCTGTTTAAAGCCGTCCAATATTTTAAGGAAGGCGAGACGAATATTGGTACGGTATGCGCCAAATGCGGATTCAATGATGTGAAACATTTCCGTGATCTTTTCAAACGTAAGATGAATATGACTCCCAAGCAATATGTGCTTAGTTTATAG